A single region of the Thunnus maccoyii chromosome 10, fThuMac1.1, whole genome shotgun sequence genome encodes:
- the rprd2b gene encoding regulation of nuclear pre-mRNA domain-containing protein 2 isoform X1: MAAGSGARSSNAALEASLDRRFQGISNTMESIQGLSGWCIENKKHHGLIVRYWMKWLKKSDNNHCLNLFYLANDVIQNCKRKNAIAFRSSFAEVLPNAAQLIKDGKVRKSVERIFTIWEERSVYPEELIAQFKTNLNKKEKEREKQKEKEKEKEKEKEKDKEAPPAKAPANTKAALKSKIVAEFTPHSLIEQLSRYKRAVAEEELREKQLATLRVDVCSTEALKRLKDKAGGNKFAKDFEDGSLKLQEFVSFLEKELKTGPPLVEALGNADIFYEMQYKEVKIVANAYNAFANRVASLKRKLDSLKSTLPGPEDSPVPSPSEDAPSPTGSDSPFLGLGASRAQVDPELDGKAMDEGEVPCDNRDMEDMDVSDEEDAVSAGADDKKDKASLAVAKTTKLDAVSKLPTTPTKASKTNATTAAATSPVTPTSTTAQNTAANPLGVNLAKVDLGKISSILSSLTSAMKSTAASSSPRPSPGTPTTPSGQSAASKATPPSPALASILSRVDITPEGILNALSKTNTPGLSSLLQSVTNTTPTPPTRTSPESSTVKTPLTPTTPKTKPALGNSLKRDTPERTRDWEKERQLSPPPPPPRPSALSASPPSLESKINSFLQGNPGFSLALGDVSPDGVDGTPVRDEAAGTPTQDEIMDTPGSVPESLGSSGGHNLSPTAYRSEPWDAVITPSGSNNDGDFAGSSFSRYGAGKRSGTKLKDDEAMRKQAAVASSPNNEMMKGKKDGQHSQLKMMGNTRVMGERRPSAGSRKASTGSDDGGLSGKREDKGKSHESPGGDGKDGQYHRIETLVSPCTEGAPIQTLGYSNRPLAGERIKTVESIRVIGRGSRRGGGGGSRPGGAMWYEEEEYMEPQPPSPHSVPPPLNTEDMTPSMPPPPPHLLLPHLHPPPSHPHSHPPPPQAPFQMPYHTENMQTPPPSHLHQHPPPTSPFFSTPPPIPRPPPPPVSQRPSPPPTLSAVPSAVMVGGVLVPVDRPLSLPPPVRPEGAERGGMGPRGNKVTPPPLMSSLLGEPPKLPRPGTVKEPFVPRHAPPLHRPGTPGVPPPLLGRVKEPLNLPLPSPSPTSSTPSPSTPNSPAADTMPARPLAQSGAPSLQKPPASPPAQPRNQTSNPVPLLNLPSPRPPILSVPIPQRPLLRGRTPSQQFNKDLPVGGFRGGKRPGPPFTGGPFHAQKRPFLPPRY, translated from the exons ATGGCGGCCGGTTCTGGAGCCCGCAGCTCCAACGCTGCTCTGGAAGCGTCTTTGGACCGGCGGTTTCAAGGAATATCCAACACTATGGAGTCAATACAGGGACTTTCAGGCTGgtgcattgaaaacaaaaagcacCACGGCCTTATCGTTCGCTACTGGATGAAGTGGCTCAAGAAAT ctgACAACAATCATTGCTTGAATCTTTTCTACCTTGCCAATGATGTGATACAGAACTGCAAAAGAAAGAACGCCATTGCCTTTCGTTCATCCTTCGCAGAGGTCTTGCCGAACGCCGCTCAGCTCATCAA AGACGGAAAGGTCCGTAAGTCGGTAGAAAGGATCTTTACGATTTGGGAGGAGCGCAGTGTGTATCCCGAGGAGCTCATCGCCCAGTTTAAAACCAACctgaacaaaaaggaaaaagagcgAGAGAAgcagaaggaaaaggaaaaggaaaaagaaaaggagaaagaaaaagacaaagaggctCCACCTGCAAAAG CACCAGCCAACACGAAAGCTGCCCTCAAGTCCAAGATTGTAGCTGAGTTCACA CCCCACTCCCTCATTGAACAGTTGTCCAGATATAAGCGAGCAGTTGCAGAGGAAGAGTTGAGGGAGAAGCAGCTGGCGACTCTCAGAGTGGATGTCTGCAGCACAGAGGCCCTCAAGAGGCTCAAAG ACAAAGCAGGAGGGAACAAGTTTGCGAAGGACTTTGAAGATGGCAGTCTGAAGCTGCAGGAGTTCGTCAGCTTCCTGGAGAAAGAGTTAAAAACAGGGCCTCCTCTGGTGGAAGCGTTGGGAAACGCAGACATTTTCTACGAGATGCAGTACAAGGAGGTCAAGATCGTGGCCAAT GCGTACAACGCCTTCGCCAACCGTGTGGCCAGTCTTAAAAGAAAACTGGATTCCCTCAAGTCCACTCTACCTGGACCTGAAGATTCTCCTGTCCCCTCGCCCTCTGAAGACGCCCCCTCCCCCACAGGCTCTGACTCACCCTTTTTGGGACTAGGGGCCAGCAGAGCCCAGGTGGATCCAGAGCTGGATGGAAAGGCCATGGATGAAGGAGAAGTACCTTGTGACAACCGAGACATGGAAGACATGGACGTGTCTGATGAAGAAGACGCTGTCTCAGCAGGGG CAGATGACAAGAAAGACAAGGCGTCCCTTGCTGTTGCCAAGACGACAAAGTTGGATGCCGTGTCGAAGCTTCCAACCACACCTACGAAAGCTTCTAAGACTAatgctactactgctgctgccacaAGCCCAGTGACTCCCACCTCGACCACTGCTCAGAATACTGCAGCCAACCCTCTGGGAGTCAATCTGGCGAAGGTGGACCTGGGAAAGATCAGCTCCATTCTCAGTTCACTCACATCTGCCATGAAGAGTACAG CAGCTAGTTCGTCACCTCGACCGTCTCCGGGAACACCCACCACCCCGTCTGGCCAATCAGCAGCCTCCAAAGCGACTCCTCCGAGCCCCGCCCTGGCCAGCATCCTGTCACGTGTTGACATCACACCTGAAGGCATACTCAATGCTTTgtctaaaacaaacacaccag GTTTGTCCTCTCTCCTGCAAAGTGTGACAAACACCACCCCCACTCCTCCCACCCGCACCTCCCCAGAATCATCAACAGTCAAAACCCCACTCACCCCAACCACCCCAAAAACAAAACCCGCACTGGGGAACAGCCTCAAAcgagacacacctgagagaaCCAGAGactgggagaaagagagacagctgtcccctcctcctccccctcctcgtCCCTCagctctgtctgcctctcccCCCAGCCTAGAATCCAAAATCAACAGTTTCTTGCAGGGTAATCCAGGTTTTAGTCTGGCTCTAGGTGATGTCAGTCCAGACGGCGTGGATGGGACCCCAGTGAGAGATGAGGCTGCTGGCACCCCCACCCAGGATGAGATCATGGACACACCCGGGAGTGTGCCAGAGTCTCTAGGGTCATCCGGAGGTCATAATCTCTCACCCACGGCGTACCGCAGCGAACCCTGGGATGCTGTGATCACCCCGTCAGGAAGCAACAACGACGGAGACTTTGCGGGTTCCTCCTTCTCCCGATACGGAGCTGGGAAAAGGAGCGGCACGAAGTTAAAGGACGATGAAGCGATGAGGAAGCAGGCTGCTGTCGCCTCTTCCCCTAATAATGAGATGATGAAGGGTAAGAAAGATGGACAACACAGCCAGCTGAAGATGATGGGAAACACCAGAGTGATGGGAGAAAGGAGACCATCTGCAGGCTCTCGTAAGGCGAGCACCGGCTCAGATGATGGCGGTCTGAGCGGAAAAAGAGAGGACAAGGGGAAAAGTCATGAGTCGCCAGGTGGGGATGGGAAGGACGGCCAGTATCATCGTATTGAGACACTAGTGTCGCCCTGCACCGAAGGGGCACCCATCCAAACTCTGGGCTACTCAAACCGGCCACTTGCAGGAGAGCGCATCAAGACAGTAGAGAGCATCCGCGTGATTGGCCGAGGCTCTCGGCGAGGGGGAGGGGGCGGCAGTCGGCCAGGCGGCGCGATGtggtatgaagaggaggaatacATGGAACCCCAGCCTCCCTCACCGCATTCTGTCCCCCCTCCTCTTAACACTGAGGACATGACCCCCTCCatgcctcctcctcccccccatCTCCTCCTTCCACATCTTCACCCTCCTCCGTCCCATCCTCACTCGCATCCGCCTCCCCCCCAAGCGCCGTTCCAAATGCCTTACCACACAGAGAACATGCAGACTCCTCCTCCATCACACCTCCACCAGCATCCTCCCCCTACATCCCCTTTCTTCAGCACCCCTCCGCCAATCCCTCGACCCCCTCCGCCTCCCGTATCGCAGCGCCCTTCCCCTCCACCCACACTCTCCGCTGTGCCCTCAGCGGTCATGGTTGGGGGAGTATTGGTCCCCGTTGACCGTCCCCTATCTCTTCCTCCCCCAGTCAGACCTGAAGGTGCAGAGCGAGGGGGAATGGGGCCTAGAGGAAACAAAGTGACCCCTCCTCCCCTCATGTCGTCGTTGTTAGGCGAGCCTCCTAAGCTTCCCCGTCCCGGCACAGTTAAAGAGCCTTTTGTCCCCCGCCACGCACCCCCACTCCACCGCCCAGGCACCCCCGGTGTTCCTCCACCCTTACTGGGCAGAGTGAAGGAGCCTCTGAATCTACCTCTTCCATCCCCGTCTCCCACATCCTCCACACCCTCCCCCTCCACTCCCAACTCCCCCGCAGCCGACACCATGCCTGCTCGCCCTCTCGCTCAGTCCGGTGCCCCTTCTCTCCAGAAACCCCCCGCCAGTCCTCCAGCTCAGCCCCGCAACCAAACCTCTAACCCTGTCCCCCTCCTGAACCTACCTAGCCCTCGCCCCCCCATCCTCTCAGTCCCCATCCCGCAGAGACCTCTGCTGCGAGGCCGAACCCCCTCTCAGCAGTTTAACAAAGATCTCCCCGTAGGGGGGTTTCGCGGCGGCAAGCGACCCGGTCCTCCATTCACAGGCGGTCCCTTCCATGCGCAGAAGAGACCCTTCCTACCCCCGCGCTACTGA
- the rprd2b gene encoding regulation of nuclear pre-mRNA domain-containing protein 2 isoform X2 — translation MAAGSGARSSNAALEASLDRRFQGISNTMESIQGLSGWCIENKKHHGLIVRYWMKWLKKSDNNHCLNLFYLANDVIQNCKRKNAIAFRSSFAEVLPNAAQLIKDGKVRKSVERIFTIWEERSVYPEELIAQFKTNLNKKEKEREKQKEKEKEKEKEKEKDKEAPPAKAPANTKAALKSKIVAEFTPHSLIEQLSRYKRAVAEEELREKQLATLRVDVCSTEALKRLKDKAGGNKFAKDFEDGSLKLQEFVSFLEKELKTGPPLVEALGNADIFYEMQYKEVKIVANAYNAFANRVASLKRKLDSLKSTLPGPEDSPVPSPSEDAPSPTGSDSPFLGLGASRAQVDPELDGKAMDEGEVPCDNRDMEDMDVSDEEDAVSAGDDKKDKASLAVAKTTKLDAVSKLPTTPTKASKTNATTAAATSPVTPTSTTAQNTAANPLGVNLAKVDLGKISSILSSLTSAMKSTAASSSPRPSPGTPTTPSGQSAASKATPPSPALASILSRVDITPEGILNALSKTNTPGLSSLLQSVTNTTPTPPTRTSPESSTVKTPLTPTTPKTKPALGNSLKRDTPERTRDWEKERQLSPPPPPPRPSALSASPPSLESKINSFLQGNPGFSLALGDVSPDGVDGTPVRDEAAGTPTQDEIMDTPGSVPESLGSSGGHNLSPTAYRSEPWDAVITPSGSNNDGDFAGSSFSRYGAGKRSGTKLKDDEAMRKQAAVASSPNNEMMKGKKDGQHSQLKMMGNTRVMGERRPSAGSRKASTGSDDGGLSGKREDKGKSHESPGGDGKDGQYHRIETLVSPCTEGAPIQTLGYSNRPLAGERIKTVESIRVIGRGSRRGGGGGSRPGGAMWYEEEEYMEPQPPSPHSVPPPLNTEDMTPSMPPPPPHLLLPHLHPPPSHPHSHPPPPQAPFQMPYHTENMQTPPPSHLHQHPPPTSPFFSTPPPIPRPPPPPVSQRPSPPPTLSAVPSAVMVGGVLVPVDRPLSLPPPVRPEGAERGGMGPRGNKVTPPPLMSSLLGEPPKLPRPGTVKEPFVPRHAPPLHRPGTPGVPPPLLGRVKEPLNLPLPSPSPTSSTPSPSTPNSPAADTMPARPLAQSGAPSLQKPPASPPAQPRNQTSNPVPLLNLPSPRPPILSVPIPQRPLLRGRTPSQQFNKDLPVGGFRGGKRPGPPFTGGPFHAQKRPFLPPRY, via the exons ATGGCGGCCGGTTCTGGAGCCCGCAGCTCCAACGCTGCTCTGGAAGCGTCTTTGGACCGGCGGTTTCAAGGAATATCCAACACTATGGAGTCAATACAGGGACTTTCAGGCTGgtgcattgaaaacaaaaagcacCACGGCCTTATCGTTCGCTACTGGATGAAGTGGCTCAAGAAAT ctgACAACAATCATTGCTTGAATCTTTTCTACCTTGCCAATGATGTGATACAGAACTGCAAAAGAAAGAACGCCATTGCCTTTCGTTCATCCTTCGCAGAGGTCTTGCCGAACGCCGCTCAGCTCATCAA AGACGGAAAGGTCCGTAAGTCGGTAGAAAGGATCTTTACGATTTGGGAGGAGCGCAGTGTGTATCCCGAGGAGCTCATCGCCCAGTTTAAAACCAACctgaacaaaaaggaaaaagagcgAGAGAAgcagaaggaaaaggaaaaggaaaaagaaaaggagaaagaaaaagacaaagaggctCCACCTGCAAAAG CACCAGCCAACACGAAAGCTGCCCTCAAGTCCAAGATTGTAGCTGAGTTCACA CCCCACTCCCTCATTGAACAGTTGTCCAGATATAAGCGAGCAGTTGCAGAGGAAGAGTTGAGGGAGAAGCAGCTGGCGACTCTCAGAGTGGATGTCTGCAGCACAGAGGCCCTCAAGAGGCTCAAAG ACAAAGCAGGAGGGAACAAGTTTGCGAAGGACTTTGAAGATGGCAGTCTGAAGCTGCAGGAGTTCGTCAGCTTCCTGGAGAAAGAGTTAAAAACAGGGCCTCCTCTGGTGGAAGCGTTGGGAAACGCAGACATTTTCTACGAGATGCAGTACAAGGAGGTCAAGATCGTGGCCAAT GCGTACAACGCCTTCGCCAACCGTGTGGCCAGTCTTAAAAGAAAACTGGATTCCCTCAAGTCCACTCTACCTGGACCTGAAGATTCTCCTGTCCCCTCGCCCTCTGAAGACGCCCCCTCCCCCACAGGCTCTGACTCACCCTTTTTGGGACTAGGGGCCAGCAGAGCCCAGGTGGATCCAGAGCTGGATGGAAAGGCCATGGATGAAGGAGAAGTACCTTGTGACAACCGAGACATGGAAGACATGGACGTGTCTGATGAAGAAGACGCTGTCTCAGCAGGGG ATGACAAGAAAGACAAGGCGTCCCTTGCTGTTGCCAAGACGACAAAGTTGGATGCCGTGTCGAAGCTTCCAACCACACCTACGAAAGCTTCTAAGACTAatgctactactgctgctgccacaAGCCCAGTGACTCCCACCTCGACCACTGCTCAGAATACTGCAGCCAACCCTCTGGGAGTCAATCTGGCGAAGGTGGACCTGGGAAAGATCAGCTCCATTCTCAGTTCACTCACATCTGCCATGAAGAGTACAG CAGCTAGTTCGTCACCTCGACCGTCTCCGGGAACACCCACCACCCCGTCTGGCCAATCAGCAGCCTCCAAAGCGACTCCTCCGAGCCCCGCCCTGGCCAGCATCCTGTCACGTGTTGACATCACACCTGAAGGCATACTCAATGCTTTgtctaaaacaaacacaccag GTTTGTCCTCTCTCCTGCAAAGTGTGACAAACACCACCCCCACTCCTCCCACCCGCACCTCCCCAGAATCATCAACAGTCAAAACCCCACTCACCCCAACCACCCCAAAAACAAAACCCGCACTGGGGAACAGCCTCAAAcgagacacacctgagagaaCCAGAGactgggagaaagagagacagctgtcccctcctcctccccctcctcgtCCCTCagctctgtctgcctctcccCCCAGCCTAGAATCCAAAATCAACAGTTTCTTGCAGGGTAATCCAGGTTTTAGTCTGGCTCTAGGTGATGTCAGTCCAGACGGCGTGGATGGGACCCCAGTGAGAGATGAGGCTGCTGGCACCCCCACCCAGGATGAGATCATGGACACACCCGGGAGTGTGCCAGAGTCTCTAGGGTCATCCGGAGGTCATAATCTCTCACCCACGGCGTACCGCAGCGAACCCTGGGATGCTGTGATCACCCCGTCAGGAAGCAACAACGACGGAGACTTTGCGGGTTCCTCCTTCTCCCGATACGGAGCTGGGAAAAGGAGCGGCACGAAGTTAAAGGACGATGAAGCGATGAGGAAGCAGGCTGCTGTCGCCTCTTCCCCTAATAATGAGATGATGAAGGGTAAGAAAGATGGACAACACAGCCAGCTGAAGATGATGGGAAACACCAGAGTGATGGGAGAAAGGAGACCATCTGCAGGCTCTCGTAAGGCGAGCACCGGCTCAGATGATGGCGGTCTGAGCGGAAAAAGAGAGGACAAGGGGAAAAGTCATGAGTCGCCAGGTGGGGATGGGAAGGACGGCCAGTATCATCGTATTGAGACACTAGTGTCGCCCTGCACCGAAGGGGCACCCATCCAAACTCTGGGCTACTCAAACCGGCCACTTGCAGGAGAGCGCATCAAGACAGTAGAGAGCATCCGCGTGATTGGCCGAGGCTCTCGGCGAGGGGGAGGGGGCGGCAGTCGGCCAGGCGGCGCGATGtggtatgaagaggaggaatacATGGAACCCCAGCCTCCCTCACCGCATTCTGTCCCCCCTCCTCTTAACACTGAGGACATGACCCCCTCCatgcctcctcctcccccccatCTCCTCCTTCCACATCTTCACCCTCCTCCGTCCCATCCTCACTCGCATCCGCCTCCCCCCCAAGCGCCGTTCCAAATGCCTTACCACACAGAGAACATGCAGACTCCTCCTCCATCACACCTCCACCAGCATCCTCCCCCTACATCCCCTTTCTTCAGCACCCCTCCGCCAATCCCTCGACCCCCTCCGCCTCCCGTATCGCAGCGCCCTTCCCCTCCACCCACACTCTCCGCTGTGCCCTCAGCGGTCATGGTTGGGGGAGTATTGGTCCCCGTTGACCGTCCCCTATCTCTTCCTCCCCCAGTCAGACCTGAAGGTGCAGAGCGAGGGGGAATGGGGCCTAGAGGAAACAAAGTGACCCCTCCTCCCCTCATGTCGTCGTTGTTAGGCGAGCCTCCTAAGCTTCCCCGTCCCGGCACAGTTAAAGAGCCTTTTGTCCCCCGCCACGCACCCCCACTCCACCGCCCAGGCACCCCCGGTGTTCCTCCACCCTTACTGGGCAGAGTGAAGGAGCCTCTGAATCTACCTCTTCCATCCCCGTCTCCCACATCCTCCACACCCTCCCCCTCCACTCCCAACTCCCCCGCAGCCGACACCATGCCTGCTCGCCCTCTCGCTCAGTCCGGTGCCCCTTCTCTCCAGAAACCCCCCGCCAGTCCTCCAGCTCAGCCCCGCAACCAAACCTCTAACCCTGTCCCCCTCCTGAACCTACCTAGCCCTCGCCCCCCCATCCTCTCAGTCCCCATCCCGCAGAGACCTCTGCTGCGAGGCCGAACCCCCTCTCAGCAGTTTAACAAAGATCTCCCCGTAGGGGGGTTTCGCGGCGGCAAGCGACCCGGTCCTCCATTCACAGGCGGTCCCTTCCATGCGCAGAAGAGACCCTTCCTACCCCCGCGCTACTGA
- the rprd2b gene encoding regulation of nuclear pre-mRNA domain-containing protein 2 isoform X3 — protein sequence MAAGSGARSSNAALEASLDRRFQGISNTMESIQGLSGWCIENKKHHGLIVRYWMKWLKKSDNNHCLNLFYLANDVIQNCKRKNAIAFRSSFAEVLPNAAQLIKDGKVRKSVERIFTIWEERSVYPEELIAQFKTNLNKKEKEREKQKEKEKEKEKEKEKDKEAPPAKAPANTKAALKSKIVAEFTPHSLIEQLSRYKRAVAEEELREKQLATLRVDVCSTEALKRLKDKAGGNKFAKDFEDGSLKLQEFVSFLEKELKTGPPLVEALGNADIFYEMQYKEVKIVANAYNAFANRVASLKRKLDSLKSTLPGPEDSPVPSPSEDAPSPTGSDSPFLGLGASRAQVDPELDGKAMDEGEVPCDNRDMEDMDVSDEEDAVSAGADDKKDKASLAVAKTTKLDAVSKLPTTPTKASKTNATTAAATSPVTPTSTTAQNTAANPLGVNLAKVDLGKISSILSSLTSAMKSTASSSPRPSPGTPTTPSGQSAASKATPPSPALASILSRVDITPEGILNALSKTNTPGLSSLLQSVTNTTPTPPTRTSPESSTVKTPLTPTTPKTKPALGNSLKRDTPERTRDWEKERQLSPPPPPPRPSALSASPPSLESKINSFLQGNPGFSLALGDVSPDGVDGTPVRDEAAGTPTQDEIMDTPGSVPESLGSSGGHNLSPTAYRSEPWDAVITPSGSNNDGDFAGSSFSRYGAGKRSGTKLKDDEAMRKQAAVASSPNNEMMKGKKDGQHSQLKMMGNTRVMGERRPSAGSRKASTGSDDGGLSGKREDKGKSHESPGGDGKDGQYHRIETLVSPCTEGAPIQTLGYSNRPLAGERIKTVESIRVIGRGSRRGGGGGSRPGGAMWYEEEEYMEPQPPSPHSVPPPLNTEDMTPSMPPPPPHLLLPHLHPPPSHPHSHPPPPQAPFQMPYHTENMQTPPPSHLHQHPPPTSPFFSTPPPIPRPPPPPVSQRPSPPPTLSAVPSAVMVGGVLVPVDRPLSLPPPVRPEGAERGGMGPRGNKVTPPPLMSSLLGEPPKLPRPGTVKEPFVPRHAPPLHRPGTPGVPPPLLGRVKEPLNLPLPSPSPTSSTPSPSTPNSPAADTMPARPLAQSGAPSLQKPPASPPAQPRNQTSNPVPLLNLPSPRPPILSVPIPQRPLLRGRTPSQQFNKDLPVGGFRGGKRPGPPFTGGPFHAQKRPFLPPRY from the exons ATGGCGGCCGGTTCTGGAGCCCGCAGCTCCAACGCTGCTCTGGAAGCGTCTTTGGACCGGCGGTTTCAAGGAATATCCAACACTATGGAGTCAATACAGGGACTTTCAGGCTGgtgcattgaaaacaaaaagcacCACGGCCTTATCGTTCGCTACTGGATGAAGTGGCTCAAGAAAT ctgACAACAATCATTGCTTGAATCTTTTCTACCTTGCCAATGATGTGATACAGAACTGCAAAAGAAAGAACGCCATTGCCTTTCGTTCATCCTTCGCAGAGGTCTTGCCGAACGCCGCTCAGCTCATCAA AGACGGAAAGGTCCGTAAGTCGGTAGAAAGGATCTTTACGATTTGGGAGGAGCGCAGTGTGTATCCCGAGGAGCTCATCGCCCAGTTTAAAACCAACctgaacaaaaaggaaaaagagcgAGAGAAgcagaaggaaaaggaaaaggaaaaagaaaaggagaaagaaaaagacaaagaggctCCACCTGCAAAAG CACCAGCCAACACGAAAGCTGCCCTCAAGTCCAAGATTGTAGCTGAGTTCACA CCCCACTCCCTCATTGAACAGTTGTCCAGATATAAGCGAGCAGTTGCAGAGGAAGAGTTGAGGGAGAAGCAGCTGGCGACTCTCAGAGTGGATGTCTGCAGCACAGAGGCCCTCAAGAGGCTCAAAG ACAAAGCAGGAGGGAACAAGTTTGCGAAGGACTTTGAAGATGGCAGTCTGAAGCTGCAGGAGTTCGTCAGCTTCCTGGAGAAAGAGTTAAAAACAGGGCCTCCTCTGGTGGAAGCGTTGGGAAACGCAGACATTTTCTACGAGATGCAGTACAAGGAGGTCAAGATCGTGGCCAAT GCGTACAACGCCTTCGCCAACCGTGTGGCCAGTCTTAAAAGAAAACTGGATTCCCTCAAGTCCACTCTACCTGGACCTGAAGATTCTCCTGTCCCCTCGCCCTCTGAAGACGCCCCCTCCCCCACAGGCTCTGACTCACCCTTTTTGGGACTAGGGGCCAGCAGAGCCCAGGTGGATCCAGAGCTGGATGGAAAGGCCATGGATGAAGGAGAAGTACCTTGTGACAACCGAGACATGGAAGACATGGACGTGTCTGATGAAGAAGACGCTGTCTCAGCAGGGG CAGATGACAAGAAAGACAAGGCGTCCCTTGCTGTTGCCAAGACGACAAAGTTGGATGCCGTGTCGAAGCTTCCAACCACACCTACGAAAGCTTCTAAGACTAatgctactactgctgctgccacaAGCCCAGTGACTCCCACCTCGACCACTGCTCAGAATACTGCAGCCAACCCTCTGGGAGTCAATCTGGCGAAGGTGGACCTGGGAAAGATCAGCTCCATTCTCAGTTCACTCACATCTGCCATGAAGAGTACAG CTAGTTCGTCACCTCGACCGTCTCCGGGAACACCCACCACCCCGTCTGGCCAATCAGCAGCCTCCAAAGCGACTCCTCCGAGCCCCGCCCTGGCCAGCATCCTGTCACGTGTTGACATCACACCTGAAGGCATACTCAATGCTTTgtctaaaacaaacacaccag GTTTGTCCTCTCTCCTGCAAAGTGTGACAAACACCACCCCCACTCCTCCCACCCGCACCTCCCCAGAATCATCAACAGTCAAAACCCCACTCACCCCAACCACCCCAAAAACAAAACCCGCACTGGGGAACAGCCTCAAAcgagacacacctgagagaaCCAGAGactgggagaaagagagacagctgtcccctcctcctccccctcctcgtCCCTCagctctgtctgcctctcccCCCAGCCTAGAATCCAAAATCAACAGTTTCTTGCAGGGTAATCCAGGTTTTAGTCTGGCTCTAGGTGATGTCAGTCCAGACGGCGTGGATGGGACCCCAGTGAGAGATGAGGCTGCTGGCACCCCCACCCAGGATGAGATCATGGACACACCCGGGAGTGTGCCAGAGTCTCTAGGGTCATCCGGAGGTCATAATCTCTCACCCACGGCGTACCGCAGCGAACCCTGGGATGCTGTGATCACCCCGTCAGGAAGCAACAACGACGGAGACTTTGCGGGTTCCTCCTTCTCCCGATACGGAGCTGGGAAAAGGAGCGGCACGAAGTTAAAGGACGATGAAGCGATGAGGAAGCAGGCTGCTGTCGCCTCTTCCCCTAATAATGAGATGATGAAGGGTAAGAAAGATGGACAACACAGCCAGCTGAAGATGATGGGAAACACCAGAGTGATGGGAGAAAGGAGACCATCTGCAGGCTCTCGTAAGGCGAGCACCGGCTCAGATGATGGCGGTCTGAGCGGAAAAAGAGAGGACAAGGGGAAAAGTCATGAGTCGCCAGGTGGGGATGGGAAGGACGGCCAGTATCATCGTATTGAGACACTAGTGTCGCCCTGCACCGAAGGGGCACCCATCCAAACTCTGGGCTACTCAAACCGGCCACTTGCAGGAGAGCGCATCAAGACAGTAGAGAGCATCCGCGTGATTGGCCGAGGCTCTCGGCGAGGGGGAGGGGGCGGCAGTCGGCCAGGCGGCGCGATGtggtatgaagaggaggaatacATGGAACCCCAGCCTCCCTCACCGCATTCTGTCCCCCCTCCTCTTAACACTGAGGACATGACCCCCTCCatgcctcctcctcccccccatCTCCTCCTTCCACATCTTCACCCTCCTCCGTCCCATCCTCACTCGCATCCGCCTCCCCCCCAAGCGCCGTTCCAAATGCCTTACCACACAGAGAACATGCAGACTCCTCCTCCATCACACCTCCACCAGCATCCTCCCCCTACATCCCCTTTCTTCAGCACCCCTCCGCCAATCCCTCGACCCCCTCCGCCTCCCGTATCGCAGCGCCCTTCCCCTCCACCCACACTCTCCGCTGTGCCCTCAGCGGTCATGGTTGGGGGAGTATTGGTCCCCGTTGACCGTCCCCTATCTCTTCCTCCCCCAGTCAGACCTGAAGGTGCAGAGCGAGGGGGAATGGGGCCTAGAGGAAACAAAGTGACCCCTCCTCCCCTCATGTCGTCGTTGTTAGGCGAGCCTCCTAAGCTTCCCCGTCCCGGCACAGTTAAAGAGCCTTTTGTCCCCCGCCACGCACCCCCACTCCACCGCCCAGGCACCCCCGGTGTTCCTCCACCCTTACTGGGCAGAGTGAAGGAGCCTCTGAATCTACCTCTTCCATCCCCGTCTCCCACATCCTCCACACCCTCCCCCTCCACTCCCAACTCCCCCGCAGCCGACACCATGCCTGCTCGCCCTCTCGCTCAGTCCGGTGCCCCTTCTCTCCAGAAACCCCCCGCCAGTCCTCCAGCTCAGCCCCGCAACCAAACCTCTAACCCTGTCCCCCTCCTGAACCTACCTAGCCCTCGCCCCCCCATCCTCTCAGTCCCCATCCCGCAGAGACCTCTGCTGCGAGGCCGAACCCCCTCTCAGCAGTTTAACAAAGATCTCCCCGTAGGGGGGTTTCGCGGCGGCAAGCGACCCGGTCCTCCATTCACAGGCGGTCCCTTCCATGCGCAGAAGAGACCCTTCCTACCCCCGCGCTACTGA